A stretch of the Dioscorea cayenensis subsp. rotundata cultivar TDr96_F1 chromosome 4, TDr96_F1_v2_PseudoChromosome.rev07_lg8_w22 25.fasta, whole genome shotgun sequence genome encodes the following:
- the LOC120259369 gene encoding 30S ribosomal protein S17, chloroplastic-like: MILTSPFIHGALPSLRLPKLQPFSSSPPPPPPSISISIKAMKTMQGRVVCATNDKTVAVEVVRLAPHPKYKRRVRKKKIYQAHDADNRFRVGDFVQLEQSRPISKTKSFIALPVTAKNVPKGSESIPEELLGIPLQSQQQE, from the coding sequence ATGATCCTCACCTCGCCCTTCATCCATGGCGCCCTTCCCTCCCTCCGCCTCCCAAAGCTCCAacctttctcctcttctccacCTCCTCCACCTCCCTCCATCTCCATTTCGATCAAAGCCATGAAGACGATGCAGGGCCGAGTCGTCTGCGCCACCAACGACAAGACCGTCGCTGTCGAGGTCGTCCGCCTCGCGCCTCACCCCAAGTACAAGCGCCGCGTCCGCAAGAAGAAGATCTACCAGGCTCACGACGCTGACAACCGATTCCGTGTCGGCGATTTTGTTCAGCTCGAGCAGTCCCGTCCTATCAGCAAGACTAAGTCCTTCATCGCTTTGCCTGTCACTGCTAAGAATGTGCCTAAAGGCTCTGAGTCTATTCCTGAAGAGCTGTTAGGGATTCCACTCCAATCGCAGCAGCAGGAGTAA